A stretch of Candidatus Brocadiaceae bacterium DNA encodes these proteins:
- a CDS encoding helix-turn-helix domain-containing protein, with protein sequence MNNHQWMSVGDIARELGMPIHQINYYLAIFCVVPAERIAGKRVFSREVMAVFAGMIEERRKKRNAKQIQHRFN encoded by the coding sequence ATGAATAATCATCAATGGATGTCTGTGGGCGACATTGCACGTGAACTAGGGATGCCCATACACCAGATCAACTATTACCTGGCTATCTTTTGTGTCGTACCGGCAGAGAGAATAGCCGGGAAGCGTGTATTTAGCCGCGAAGTGATGGCAGTATTTGCGGGCATGATAGAAGAGAGAAGGAAAAAAAGAAACGCGAAACAAATTCAACACAGGTTCAACTGA